Proteins from one Xenopus tropicalis strain Nigerian chromosome 1, UCB_Xtro_10.0, whole genome shotgun sequence genomic window:
- the cops4 gene encoding COP9 signalosome complex subunit 4, with product MAASVRQDLTQLMNSSGSHKDLAGKYRQILDKALQLPGPEQLEALKAFVEAMVNENVSLVISRQLLTDFCTHLPSLPDGIAKEIYHFTLEKIQPRVISFEEQVASVRQHLASIYEKEEDWRNAAQVLVGIPLETGQKQYNVDYKLETYLKIARLYLEDDDPVQAEAYINRASLLQNESTNEQLQIHYKVCYARVLDYRRKFIEAAQRYNELSYKTIVHESERMEALKHALHCTILASAGQQRSRMLATLFKDERCQQLSAYGILEKMYLDRIIRGNQLQEFAAMLMPHQKATTGDGSSILDRAVIEHNLLSASKLYNNITFEELGALLEIPAAKAEKIASQMITEGRMNGFIDQIDGIVHFETREALPTWDKQIQSLCFQVNNLLEKISQTAPDWTAQAMEAQMAQ from the exons GTACCGACAAATATTAGATAAAGCACTCCAACTTCCTGGCCCAGAACAACTTGAAGCCTTGAAAGCTTTTGTTGAAGCAA TGGTAAATGAAAATGTCAGTTTGGTGATTTCACGTCAGCTGCTCACTGATTTCTGTACCCACCTCCCCAGCCTGCCTGATGGCATAGCTAAGGAAATCTACCACTTCACCTTGGAGAAGATACAACCGAGAGTAATTTCATTTGAAGAACAG GTTGCATCAGTCAGACAGCATTTGGCATCCATTTATGAGAAAGAAGAGGACTGGAGAAATGCTGCTCAGGTGCTAGTGGGGATACCTCTAGAAACAGGTCAAAA ACAATACAATGTAGACTATAAATTAGAGACCTACTTGAAAATTGCCCGTCTGTACTTGGAAGATGACGATCCTGTACAGGCAGAAGCCTATATTAACAGGGCATCTCTTTTGCAGAATGAGTCAACCAATGAACAGCTTCAGATCCATTATAAG GTGTGCTATGCCCGTGTGCTTGACTACAGGAGAAAATTCATAGAAGCTGCTCAGCGATACAATGAGCTGTCGTACAAAACCATAGTGCATGAAAGTGAGAGGATGGAGGCATTAAAGCATGCACTACACTGCACTATACTAGCTTCTGCAG GTCAACAGCGCTCTCGAATGCTGGCTACTTTGTTTAAGGATGAGCGATGCCAGCAGCTGTCGGCCTATGGAATCCTGGAAAAGATGTACCTAGACAGGATCATAAGGGGAAATCAGCTTCAGGAGTTTGCTGCTATGCTCATGCCACATCAGAAAGCTACAACTGGAGATG gttCTAGTATTTTGGACAGAGCTGTGATTGAACACAACTTGTTATCAGCAAGCAAGCTTTACAATAATATTACATTTGAGGAACTTGGAGCTTTGTTAGAAATCCCAGCTGCTAAG GCAGAAAAAATAGCTTCTCAGATGATTACAGAAGGACGAATGAATGGATTCATTGACCAGATTGATGGGATCGTTCATTTTGAAA CACGAGAAGCATTACCAACATGGGATAAGCAGATACAGTCCTTATGCTTTCAAGTTAATAACCTGTTGGAAAAGATCAGCCAGACAGCCCCAGACTGGACAGCCCAAGCAATGGAAGCTCAAATGGcgcaataa